The Aurantiacibacter arachoides genome window below encodes:
- a CDS encoding alpha/beta hydrolase, producing MRRYLRETLSLPRVLLNPLRRARTGPDIGHGRPALVIPGLTTGDISTTLLRRTLKARGFVPEGWGLGINTGADPARLKRLEALIAALHRQHGKPVLLIGWSLGGLYARVLAHRIPQHLAMVVTVASPFAGDRRANNAWKVYEALNDHSVYDAPFGEDIEVKPPVPTIAVWSAVDGIVAPECCCGEDHMSDHRLRIDAPHFAIGTSRRAIERIVAKIAEVEALAN from the coding sequence ATGCGTCGTTACCTGCGCGAGACCCTGTCGCTGCCACGGGTGCTGCTCAATCCGCTGCGGCGGGCGAGAACCGGTCCTGACATAGGTCACGGCAGGCCGGCGCTGGTCATCCCCGGCCTGACGACGGGCGACATTTCCACGACCCTGCTCCGCCGCACCCTGAAGGCCCGCGGGTTCGTGCCGGAAGGGTGGGGGCTGGGGATCAACACCGGTGCAGACCCGGCCAGGCTGAAACGACTGGAAGCCCTCATCGCCGCGCTCCATCGTCAGCATGGCAAGCCGGTGCTGCTGATTGGCTGGAGCCTTGGCGGCCTCTACGCCCGCGTCCTGGCGCACCGCATTCCGCAACACCTGGCGATGGTCGTCACGGTCGCCAGCCCGTTCGCCGGGGATCGCCGCGCCAACAACGCCTGGAAGGTCTACGAGGCGTTGAACGATCACTCGGTCTACGACGCGCCGTTCGGGGAAGACATCGAGGTCAAGCCCCCGGTGCCGACCATCGCGGTCTGGTCGGCCGTGGATGGTATCGTGGCGCCCGAATGCTGTTGCGGCGAGGATCACATGAGCGATCATCGCCTGCGCATCGACGCGCCGCATTTCGCCATCGGCACATCGCGCCGCGCAATCGAGCGGATCGTCGCCAAGATTGCCGAGGTCGAGGCGCTGGCGAACTAG
- a CDS encoding ammonium transporter encodes MFRKLAVAAALAFAPQAASAQGSQGATVNAAVYGGDAAWVLVCSALVVLMTLPGLGLFYGGRVRAKNVLSVLLQIGAVAALASVLWTVVGYTLAFGDSAGGWLGGGQKWMLIDLTAFRGGTTLPESTFALFQMSLAAFAPALMVGAWADRARFGWVLAFTGAWSLLVYAPVAHWIWGGGWLDGLGVRDFAGGLVVHTTAGVSALVVALLLGKRQGFPSVTPPPHAPGLTLLGAMLLWVGWFGLTGGSALTAGDDASIAIINTHVAAASAALAWLLVEKMKSGKPTTAGFAKGAVAGLVTITPAAVFVSPGAALVLGLAGALTSFWMITLIKNRWGIDDSLDVFAVHGVGGMLGTLLLAVFASEMLGGVGYVEGSMAGALVAQGIGVAVTAIYAAVVTAVLAVAISLFMPMRVSEEDELEGLDIASHSERAWQPD; translated from the coding sequence ATGTTTCGCAAGCTTGCCGTGGCTGCCGCGCTGGCATTCGCACCACAGGCCGCCTCTGCGCAAGGCAGCCAGGGCGCGACCGTCAACGCTGCCGTCTACGGCGGCGATGCGGCGTGGGTGCTTGTTTGCAGCGCACTGGTCGTGCTGATGACCCTCCCCGGCCTCGGCCTGTTTTATGGCGGGCGCGTGCGGGCGAAAAACGTCCTGTCCGTGCTGCTGCAGATCGGCGCGGTGGCTGCCCTCGCCTCGGTACTGTGGACCGTGGTCGGCTATACCCTGGCCTTTGGCGATAGCGCCGGCGGCTGGCTGGGCGGCGGGCAGAAGTGGATGTTGATCGACCTGACCGCTTTTCGCGGCGGCACGACCTTGCCGGAAAGCACCTTTGCGTTGTTCCAGATGAGCCTTGCCGCGTTCGCGCCCGCGCTGATGGTGGGCGCCTGGGCCGATCGCGCGCGGTTCGGGTGGGTACTCGCCTTTACCGGCGCCTGGAGCCTGCTGGTCTATGCCCCCGTCGCGCACTGGATCTGGGGCGGCGGATGGCTGGACGGATTGGGCGTGCGCGATTTTGCCGGAGGGCTCGTGGTGCACACCACGGCGGGCGTTTCCGCGCTGGTCGTTGCCCTGTTGCTGGGCAAGCGACAGGGCTTTCCCTCGGTTACACCTCCCCCGCACGCGCCGGGACTGACCTTGCTGGGCGCGATGCTGCTGTGGGTGGGCTGGTTCGGCCTTACCGGCGGCAGCGCGCTGACGGCGGGCGACGATGCGTCCATTGCCATAATCAACACCCATGTCGCCGCCGCCTCGGCCGCGCTGGCGTGGCTGCTGGTGGAAAAGATGAAGTCCGGCAAACCGACTACCGCGGGCTTTGCAAAGGGCGCCGTCGCCGGGCTGGTGACCATTACCCCTGCTGCCGTTTTCGTTTCGCCCGGCGCGGCCCTGGTGCTGGGGCTCGCAGGTGCGCTGACGAGTTTCTGGATGATTACCCTCATCAAGAACCGCTGGGGCATTGACGATTCGCTCGATGTGTTTGCCGTCCACGGCGTGGGCGGGATGCTGGGCACGCTGCTCCTTGCCGTCTTCGCTTCCGAGATGCTAGGCGGCGTGGGCTACGTCGAAGGGAGCATGGCAGGCGCCCTGGTGGCGCAGGGCATCGGCGTGGCGGTTACGGCAATTTACGCAGCCGTGGTGACTGCGGTGCTGGCGGTCGCCATCAGCCTGTTCATGCCCATGCGGGTTAGCGAGGAAGACGAGCTAGAAGGTCTCGACATCGCCAGCCACTCCGAGCGCGCCTGGCAGCCCGACTGA
- a CDS encoding SH3 domain-containing protein: MPRLAQFAFLALLLAPAVASAQEVELPYWASISAEEARMRAGPAEQYPIAWVYHRVGLPVKVVRFHQGWRLVEEPDGTQGWIFNALLSRERTAIVVGEDLAPMRAGSGAQADLRWNLEPGVIGLLGECDDGWCVLDVNGHRGFVEQSRLWGAGEP; this comes from the coding sequence ATGCCGCGCCTCGCCCAGTTCGCTTTTCTCGCCTTGTTGCTAGCCCCCGCCGTCGCCTCGGCGCAGGAAGTCGAACTGCCCTATTGGGCGAGCATTTCGGCCGAGGAAGCGCGTATGCGTGCGGGTCCAGCCGAGCAGTATCCCATCGCGTGGGTCTATCATCGCGTCGGTCTGCCGGTGAAGGTCGTGCGGTTCCACCAGGGATGGCGCCTCGTCGAGGAACCCGACGGCACCCAGGGCTGGATCTTCAACGCTCTCCTCAGCCGCGAGCGCACGGCGATCGTGGTGGGAGAAGATCTCGCCCCGATGCGTGCCGGCAGCGGAGCACAGGCGGACCTTCGCTGGAACCTCGAACCCGGCGTGATCGGCCTTCTGGGCGAGTGCGACGATGGCTGGTGCGTGCTCGACGTGAACGGCCATCGTGGGTTCGTCGAGCAAAGCCGGCTGTGGGGGGCGGGGGAGCCCTGA
- a CDS encoding thiolase family protein, translated as MSAFAANDPVVILSYARTPMGAMQGVLADVSATDLGATAVRAAMERSGVDGTDVNRVYMGCVLPAGLGQAPARQVTIKAGLPTSAQATTVNKVCGSGMQTVIMGAEALATGTVDVVVAGGMESMTNAPYLLKKMRGGARLGHDRVYDHMFLDGLEDAYEEGRAMGTFAQDMADKYQLTREEMDEYSITSLDRATKAIASGAFADEIVPVTYSNRKGEVTVDTDEGPGAGRPDKIPTLRPAFAKDGTITAATSSSISDGAAAVVLSRKSVAEEKGLTPVATIVGMTSHAQAPEEFTIAPVGAIEKLLAQTGWSVDDVDLWEVNEAFACVTMFAMRDIGIPHDKINVNGGGTALGHPIGASGTRIIVTLLNALKHQGKKRGIASLCIGGGEATAVAVELV; from the coding sequence ATGTCCGCTTTCGCTGCCAACGATCCCGTCGTCATCCTCTCCTACGCGCGCACGCCGATGGGCGCGATGCAGGGCGTGCTGGCGGACGTTTCGGCAACCGATCTGGGCGCGACGGCTGTCCGCGCAGCGATGGAGCGATCGGGCGTCGACGGCACGGATGTGAACCGCGTCTACATGGGCTGCGTGCTGCCCGCCGGCCTCGGCCAGGCGCCCGCCCGGCAGGTGACGATCAAGGCCGGCCTGCCCACCAGCGCGCAGGCCACCACGGTCAACAAGGTGTGCGGCAGCGGGATGCAGACGGTTATCATGGGGGCAGAGGCGCTCGCCACCGGCACGGTCGACGTCGTGGTGGCGGGCGGCATGGAAAGCATGACCAACGCCCCCTACCTGCTGAAGAAGATGCGCGGCGGAGCGCGGCTGGGGCATGACCGGGTCTACGATCACATGTTCCTCGACGGTCTGGAGGATGCCTACGAGGAAGGCCGCGCCATGGGCACCTTTGCGCAGGACATGGCCGACAAGTACCAGCTTACCCGAGAGGAGATGGACGAGTACTCGATCACCTCGCTCGACCGGGCCACCAAGGCCATTGCCAGCGGCGCCTTTGCCGATGAGATCGTGCCGGTCACCTACAGCAACCGCAAGGGCGAGGTGACCGTGGATACCGACGAGGGTCCGGGTGCCGGCCGCCCTGACAAGATCCCGACGCTGCGCCCCGCCTTTGCCAAGGACGGCACCATTACCGCCGCCACTTCCTCCTCGATCTCCGACGGTGCGGCGGCCGTGGTGCTCAGCCGCAAGAGCGTGGCCGAGGAAAAGGGCCTGACGCCTGTCGCCACGATCGTTGGCATGACATCGCACGCACAGGCGCCCGAGGAATTCACCATCGCCCCCGTCGGCGCGATCGAGAAGCTGCTCGCCCAGACCGGCTGGAGCGTGGACGACGTCGACCTGTGGGAAGTGAACGAGGCCTTTGCCTGCGTGACCATGTTCGCGATGCGCGACATCGGCATCCCGCATGACAAGATCAACGTCAACGGCGGCGGCACCGCGCTGGGCCATCCGATCGGCGCCAGCGGCACGCGCATCATCGTCACCCTGCTCAACGCCCTGAAGCATCAGGGCAAGAAACGCGGCATCGCCTCGTTGTGCATCGGCGGCGGCGAAGCTACGGCCGTGGCGGTGGAACTGGTCTGA
- a CDS encoding coniferyl aldehyde dehydrogenase: MTVPPTDPAQLQAMLHRQRSAFEAARPEGLAARRDRLDRLIALVECNGTALCDAMNDDFGNRSRQQSMFTDIASVTGFARYCRDRIGPWARPDKRSAPFPLGLLGAKAQVRFEPKGVIGIISPWNFPVNLALGPLAQVLAAGNRAMLKPSELTPSTASLIAELVAACFAPEEVTVATGDAEVAKAFSALPFDHLVFTGSTETGRKVMQAAAKNLVPVTLELGGKSPVIVGRGADLERTGARIVTGKMMNAGQICLAPDYLLVPRRMEDGVIAALELGVMDQYPTLLDNADYASVIDDRQFARLQGIVDDARAKGGEIIAINPAGEDFSATNRRRMPLTIIRNPSDDMQAMQEEIFGPVLPIKTYEGIDEAIAYVNGRDRPLGLYYFGEDAGERERVLARTISGGVTVNDVVFHVSVDDAPFGGVGASGMGHYHGPEGFREFSHARTIYTQPALDVAGLGGVKPPYGTKGRIAKLLGR, translated from the coding sequence ATGACCGTTCCGCCGACCGATCCCGCGCAGTTGCAAGCCATGCTGCATCGACAGCGCTCCGCGTTCGAGGCAGCGCGGCCCGAGGGGCTGGCAGCGCGCCGCGACCGTCTCGACCGGCTGATCGCCTTGGTGGAGTGCAACGGCACTGCACTGTGCGATGCGATGAACGACGATTTCGGCAACCGCTCGCGCCAGCAGAGCATGTTTACTGACATCGCCTCGGTCACAGGGTTCGCACGTTATTGCCGCGACAGGATTGGCCCGTGGGCGAGGCCGGACAAGCGCAGCGCGCCGTTCCCGCTCGGTCTGCTCGGCGCCAAGGCGCAGGTGCGGTTCGAGCCCAAGGGAGTGATCGGCATCATCAGCCCGTGGAACTTCCCCGTCAACCTGGCGCTCGGCCCGCTGGCGCAGGTGCTTGCCGCGGGCAACCGGGCGATGCTGAAACCCAGCGAACTGACCCCCTCCACCGCTAGCCTGATCGCCGAACTGGTCGCCGCCTGCTTCGCGCCCGAGGAAGTGACCGTGGCGACGGGGGACGCCGAGGTGGCCAAGGCGTTTAGCGCGCTGCCCTTCGACCATCTCGTCTTCACCGGCTCGACCGAGACCGGGCGCAAGGTGATGCAGGCGGCGGCGAAGAACCTCGTTCCCGTCACGCTGGAACTGGGCGGCAAGAGCCCGGTGATCGTTGGCCGCGGCGCGGATCTGGAGCGCACGGGTGCGCGGATCGTGACCGGCAAGATGATGAACGCGGGGCAGATCTGCCTTGCGCCCGATTACCTCCTCGTCCCGCGCCGGATGGAGGACGGGGTCATCGCCGCGCTGGAGCTTGGCGTGATGGACCAGTATCCCACGCTGCTGGACAACGCCGATTACGCCAGCGTCATCGACGACAGGCAGTTCGCGCGGTTGCAGGGGATCGTCGATGACGCGCGGGCGAAGGGCGGGGAGATCATCGCGATCAACCCGGCGGGTGAGGATTTCTCGGCCACCAACAGACGCCGGATGCCGCTCACCATCATTCGCAATCCGAGCGACGACATGCAGGCCATGCAAGAGGAAATCTTCGGCCCCGTCCTGCCGATCAAGACCTACGAGGGCATCGACGAGGCGATCGCCTACGTCAACGGGCGCGACCGGCCACTGGGGCTGTATTACTTTGGCGAGGACGCAGGCGAGCGCGAGCGGGTGCTGGCGCGCACGATTTCAGGCGGGGTGACGGTGAACGACGTGGTCTTCCATGTCTCCGTGGACGATGCGCCGTTCGGCGGCGTGGGTGCCAGCGGCATGGGACACTACCACGGGCCGGAGGGCTTTCGCGAGTTCAGCCACGCGCGGACCATTTACACCCAGCCGGCGCTGGACGTGGCAGGGCTGGGCGGGGTCAAGCCGCCCTACGGCACCAAGGGCAGGATCGCCAAGCTGCTGGGGCGCTGA
- a CDS encoding NADH-quinone oxidoreductase subunit A codes for MADSASYLTEYLPVLIFIFIAAGLSAAFVFLPMGVARLTGTHNPTQDKLTEYECGFPAFEDPRSQFDVRFYLVAILFIIFDLEAAFLFPWAVSLDLTGWPGWITMMVFLGELAVGLAYAWKKGALEWE; via the coding sequence TTGGCCGATTCAGCCTCCTACCTTACCGAATACCTGCCGGTGCTGATTTTCATCTTCATCGCGGCGGGGCTTTCGGCGGCATTCGTGTTCCTGCCCATGGGCGTCGCGCGACTGACCGGCACGCACAATCCCACGCAGGACAAGCTGACCGAATACGAGTGCGGCTTTCCCGCGTTCGAGGATCCGCGCAGCCAGTTCGACGTGCGGTTCTACCTCGTCGCCATCCTTTTCATCATTTTCGATCTGGAGGCGGCGTTCCTGTTCCCCTGGGCGGTCAGCCTTGACCTGACGGGCTGGCCGGGCTGGATCACGATGATGGTTTTTCTCGGCGAACTGGCCGTCGGCCTCGCCTACGCATGGAAGAAAGGAGCGCTCGAATGGGAGTGA
- a CDS encoding NuoB/complex I 20 kDa subunit family protein: MPGEPALYPFYQDGARGFGTNPPDAHNRVLHGAPTARGGEVLQPDEDYFRSMQSEVNDKGFLVTSTEDLFQWARTGSLWWMTFGLACCAVEMIHVNMPRYDMERFGVAPRASPRQSDVMIVAGTLCNKMAPALRRVYDQMSEPKYVISMGSCANGGGYYHYSYSVVRGCDRIVPVDIYIPGCPPTAEALLYGVMQLQRKIRRSGTIER, from the coding sequence ATGCCGGGCGAGCCGGCGCTCTATCCGTTCTATCAGGACGGAGCCCGCGGCTTCGGCACCAATCCGCCTGACGCGCACAACCGCGTCCTGCACGGCGCCCCGACGGCGCGCGGCGGCGAGGTGTTGCAGCCCGACGAGGACTACTTCCGCTCGATGCAGTCCGAGGTGAACGACAAGGGCTTCCTCGTCACCAGCACCGAGGACCTGTTCCAGTGGGCTCGCACCGGCAGCCTGTGGTGGATGACCTTTGGCCTTGCCTGCTGCGCGGTCGAGATGATCCATGTCAACATGCCCCGCTATGACATGGAACGCTTCGGCGTCGCCCCGCGCGCCAGTCCGCGCCAGAGCGACGTGATGATCGTGGCGGGCACGCTGTGCAACAAGATGGCCCCCGCGCTGCGCCGCGTCTACGATCAGATGTCGGAACCCAAGTACGTCATCTCCATGGGCAGCTGCGCCAACGGCGGCGGATATTATCACTACAGCTATTCGGTGGTGCGCGGATGCGACCGGATCGTTCCGGTGGATATCTACATCCCCGGCTGCCCGCCCACGGCGGAAGCGCTGCTTTACGGCGTGATGCAGTTGCAGCGGAAGATCCGCCGCAGCGGAACGATCGAGCGATGA
- a CDS encoding NADH-quinone oxidoreductase subunit C, whose protein sequence is MATVLHSGPRYASNEGVCDTLCAALGDMVAERHEEHGEILITVRRDSVEDALRTLRDDHGYQQLMEIAGVDYPDRPERFEVVYMLLSLTKNHRVMVKCSTDEATPVPTATRLWPNAGWLEREVFDMYGVTFAGNTDLRRILTDYGFEGHPFRKDFPLTGYQELRYSEEEKRVVYEPVELAQDFRSFDFMSPWEGADYVLPGDEKAATPQVSDPKTTDSPKDTGAGEKTDAKAAEKVSAGAPAESGIGKDDAGAPAPTESRPGRPRREGKSPDTSAATETDEEKD, encoded by the coding sequence ATGGCAACGGTTCTCCACTCCGGCCCTCGCTACGCCAGCAACGAAGGCGTCTGCGACACGTTGTGCGCCGCGCTGGGCGACATGGTGGCCGAACGGCACGAAGAGCATGGCGAGATCCTCATCACGGTCAGGCGCGACAGCGTGGAGGACGCGCTGCGCACCCTGCGTGACGATCATGGCTACCAGCAGCTGATGGAAATCGCCGGCGTCGATTACCCCGACCGCCCGGAGCGGTTCGAGGTAGTCTACATGCTGCTCAGCCTGACGAAAAACCACCGCGTGATGGTCAAGTGCTCGACCGACGAGGCGACGCCCGTGCCAACGGCCACGCGGCTGTGGCCGAATGCCGGCTGGCTGGAGCGCGAGGTGTTCGACATGTACGGCGTCACGTTCGCCGGCAACACGGACCTGCGCCGCATCCTGACCGACTACGGCTTCGAAGGGCATCCCTTCCGCAAGGATTTCCCGCTCACCGGCTATCAGGAACTGCGCTATTCCGAGGAGGAAAAGCGCGTCGTTTACGAGCCCGTGGAACTGGCGCAGGATTTCCGCAGCTTCGATTTCATGAGCCCGTGGGAAGGCGCGGACTACGTGCTTCCGGGCGATGAAAAGGCGGCAACGCCGCAAGTCTCCGACCCGAAAACGACGGACAGCCCGAAAGACACCGGTGCCGGCGAGAAGACGGATGCCAAGGCAGCCGAAAAGGTCAGCGCCGGCGCTCCGGCCGAAAGTGGCATAGGCAAGGACGATGCGGGCGCACCTGCACCGACCGAAAGCAG